One Gimesia sp. DNA segment encodes these proteins:
- a CDS encoding AraC family transcriptional regulator, translating into MGWCLTTKLPLKNRRGTVVGLVGVSQDLQLPDYATAEYQHVATAIQYAEQHLAEPPSIPELAAQAQMSRYQFDRRIRRVFGLNASQWLLKLRIDLAQQQLCETDAPISTIALNVGYADQSAFTRQFRKTTGMTPQDYRRTGRRGE; encoded by the coding sequence GTGGGCTGGTGCCTGACGACCAAGCTGCCCCTCAAGAACCGCCGGGGGACCGTGGTCGGTCTGGTTGGGGTTTCCCAAGACCTGCAACTGCCCGACTACGCCACAGCAGAATATCAGCACGTTGCCACCGCCATCCAATATGCCGAACAGCATCTGGCAGAACCTCCCTCCATTCCGGAACTGGCTGCGCAGGCACAGATGTCCCGCTATCAGTTCGACCGCCGTATCCGTCGCGTATTCGGTTTGAATGCCAGCCAGTGGCTGCTGAAGCTCCGCATCGATCTGGCTCAACAGCAGTTATGCGAGACGGACGCTCCCATCTCTACGATCGCCCTGAATGTCGGCTATGCCGACCAGAGTGCCTTCACACGCCAGTTCCGCAAAACAACCGGTATGACGCCCCAGGATTATCGCCGCACGGGACGTCGGGGAGAATGA
- a CDS encoding PAS domain-containing protein, with product MIHEFLQQLDEPFTGEALFDHLSDIVYFIKDRSGAYLVVNTTLQQRCGMQTKAQLLGRTPCEVFRSPLGNRFQEQDQRVLKTGKPLLS from the coding sequence ATGATCCACGAATTCCTGCAGCAACTGGACGAACCGTTTACCGGCGAAGCACTTTTCGATCATCTGTCCGATATCGTCTATTTCATCAAGGACAGGAGTGGGGCCTATCTGGTGGTGAACACCACGCTGCAGCAGCGGTGTGGCATGCAGACCAAGGCCCAGCTACTGGGACGGACTCCCTGTGAAGTCTTTCGGTCGCCGCTGGGAAACCGCTTTCAGGAACAGGATCAGCGTGTGCTCAAAACCGGGAAACCCTTGCTTTCCTAA
- a CDS encoding dihydrodipicolinate synthase family protein, whose translation MPALMTPCQTDGSPNYDALVSKARELIDLGMRAVVYCGSMGDWPLLTDAQRQEGVRRLVEAGVPVVVGTGAQNTRSAVAHAAHAQEVGAAGLMLIPRVLSRGSSPAAQKSHFSDILKAADRLPAVIYNSPWYGFETRADLFFELRRAYANLVGFKEFGGAEALNYAAEQITTGDPGLSLMVGVDTQVFHGFVNCGAVGAITGVGNALPIPVLKLIALCERAAQGDVEARRLALELDAALAVLSRFDEGPDLVLYYKSLMVLEGNPEYHLHFNPSDQLSESQRCFLHDQWQLFKNWWNQWPGANA comes from the coding sequence ATGCCGGCTTTGATGACTCCCTGTCAGACAGATGGGAGTCCCAATTATGACGCTTTGGTCAGCAAGGCCCGGGAGCTGATTGACCTGGGGATGCGGGCGGTGGTCTATTGTGGCTCCATGGGAGACTGGCCGCTGTTGACCGATGCACAACGCCAGGAAGGTGTCAGGCGACTGGTCGAAGCGGGAGTGCCGGTCGTTGTTGGTACGGGGGCTCAAAACACGCGGAGTGCGGTAGCCCATGCAGCGCATGCCCAGGAAGTGGGTGCAGCGGGACTGATGCTGATTCCCCGTGTACTTTCGCGCGGCTCCTCACCGGCGGCACAAAAGTCGCATTTCTCTGACATTCTTAAAGCCGCCGACAGGTTACCGGCGGTGATTTACAACAGTCCCTGGTACGGTTTTGAAACTCGCGCGGACCTGTTCTTTGAACTTCGGCGGGCGTATGCAAATCTGGTGGGCTTCAAGGAATTCGGAGGGGCGGAGGCTCTGAACTACGCCGCCGAGCAGATTACAACCGGTGATCCGGGGCTGTCCCTGATGGTGGGCGTGGATACGCAGGTCTTTCACGGATTTGTGAACTGTGGTGCCGTTGGTGCGATCACGGGGGTAGGAAATGCGTTGCCAATCCCCGTACTGAAGTTGATCGCGCTTTGTGAACGGGCCGCGCAGGGAGATGTCGAGGCACGCAGGCTGGCTCTGGAACTGGATGCGGCCCTGGCGGTCCTCTCCCGGTTTGACGAAGGCCCCGACCTGGTTCTGTATTACAAATCATTGATGGTACTGGAGGGGAATCCCGAATATCATTTGCACTTTAATCCGTCGGATCAGCTGTCTGAAAGCCAGCGGTGTTTTCTGCACGATCAGTGGCAGTTATTTAAGAACTGGTGGAACCAGTGGCCGGGAGCAAACGCATGA